The following nucleotide sequence is from Acetivibrio cellulolyticus CD2.
ATTGAAGAAGTCGCTGTGATCCATTCCCCCGCCTGTCCTGAACTCATACTTCACATTCTTTCCAAACCCGAACTGTGACGGGTCAAAATCATAGCCGTTCTGGAAATTGTATTCATTACCGAAATTATCGTATTTTTTTCTCTTCTCAGGGTCACTCAAGACCTCGTATGCCTCGTTGACATCCTTAAATTTTTCCTCTGCCTGCTTGTTTCCGGGATTGGTATCAGGGTGATATTTTTTTGCAAGCTTCCTGTAGGCCTTTTTTATATCCTCCTGGGAAGCATTTTTATCAAGTCCTAAGATGCTGTAGTAATCCTTGTACTGCATGAAGTACACCTCCTTCCGTTTTGTTTATGAACCATACCATATATATTTTGTATGCATCAATATATTTTATGCCTCCTCATCCCGGCTTCCTGCCAGAAGCACCAGCCTAATAAGGTTTGCCATTGCTACTGCGGCAGATGCAACATATGTCATTGCCGCGGCTCCCAGCACTATCTTTACCGGCTGTACTTCAGCATAATTCAATACATATTCACCCTTCAGCATTTGTATAGCCCTCTTGCTGGCATTGAACTCAACCGGAAGCGTTATGAGGTAAAAGGCTACAGCTCCAATAAAAAGAATGATCCCGAGCTGTAACAGATACGGCATGTTAAGCATCAGTCCAAACATAGCAAGATACGGTCCCACTGCCGAGCCTATGTTTGCAACAGGCACAAGGCTGCTCCTTAGTACCAGCGGCATATACCCTGCTGCATGCTGGACTGCATGTCCTGTTTCATGGGCGGCAACCCCGAGGGCTGCCAGAGACGTGCTGTAATATACACTCTCTGACAGCCTTACTGTCTTGGTCCTGGGGTCGTAATGGTCGGTCAGCTCTCCTGGGACAGGTTCCACACCAACATCGTAAAGACCGTGACGATCAAGGAGCATTCTAGAGGCCTGTGCTCCTGTCATATACCGGTTGTTGGGCATATCGCTGTATTTTCTAAATATACTTGTTACCTTGAACTGGGCAAACAACGAAAATATAAATGCCGACAATACAAGGATTATATAATACATATCCATAAGCATACCTCCCTCCTATCACATGCCTTTCTAATTATCCGGCTTTGTTCATCCCCTGGTGCATTAAAAGCAGTAATAGAGGATTTCTTTTGGTGAAGCCGTCCGTTATTAGCGTTCTT
It contains:
- a CDS encoding zinc metallopeptidase, with product MDMYYIILVLSAFIFSLFAQFKVTSIFRKYSDMPNNRYMTGAQASRMLLDRHGLYDVGVEPVPGELTDHYDPRTKTVRLSESVYYSTSLAALGVAAHETGHAVQHAAGYMPLVLRSSLVPVANIGSAVGPYLAMFGLMLNMPYLLQLGIILFIGAVAFYLITLPVEFNASKRAIQMLKGEYVLNYAEVQPVKIVLGAAAMTYVASAAVAMANLIRLVLLAGSRDEEA